Proteins encoded in a region of the Spiroplasma endosymbiont of Amphimallon solstitiale genome:
- the rnc gene encoding ribonuclease III: MINIEHILKSSILEKIKSNRNYREAFTHRSFSNEHNLDYSYERLEFLGDSILGENISTYIWHLFPNKDEGQLTSLRSKAVRQETLAAVAIALGLQDYLFLGNGEKNTGGQQRESILSDVFESFLAAVYLDLGNSAVKKILDLTLFELIKTNQLETIIDYKTKLQELVQAEKRDPINYKTMEQIKKDNITYFIVHVYLDNKILMGKGVGTNKKKAEQEAAKSALAKLSKSNLLISDHKKG; the protein is encoded by the coding sequence ATGATTAATATTGAACATATTTTAAAATCGAGTATTTTAGAAAAAATTAAATCTAATCGTAATTATCGTGAAGCGTTTACTCATCGTTCTTTTTCAAACGAACATAATTTAGATTATTCATATGAGCGATTAGAATTTTTGGGTGATTCGATTTTAGGGGAAAATATTTCAACTTACATTTGACACTTATTTCCAAATAAAGATGAGGGACAATTAACAAGTTTACGTAGTAAAGCAGTTAGACAAGAAACATTGGCGGCAGTGGCAATTGCTTTAGGATTACAAGATTATTTATTTTTGGGAAATGGTGAAAAAAATACAGGTGGGCAACAACGCGAAAGTATTTTATCAGATGTTTTTGAATCATTTCTTGCTGCGGTATATCTTGATTTAGGAAATAGTGCAGTGAAAAAAATCTTAGACTTAACCTTATTTGAATTAATTAAAACTAATCAGTTAGAAACAATTATTGATTATAAAACTAAATTACAAGAATTAGTACAGGCAGAAAAAAGAGATCCTATTAATTATAAAACTATGGAACAAATTAAAAAAGATAATATTACTTATTTTATTGTTCATGTGTATTTAGATAATAAAATACTAATGGGGAAAGGAGTAGGAACAAATAAAAAGAAAGCTGAGCAAGAAGCAGCAAAGTCAGCTTTAGCAAAACTGTCAAAATCTAATTTATTAATAAGTGATCATAAGAAGGGATAA
- the plsX gene encoding phosphate acyltransferase PlsX: MKIAFDVMGSDHGSLPAIAAALEVIKEFKNVEICLVGDEKQINGNLQILLKNKPLSSRITILATTQVITMNDGPLAGIRMTDSSMNQAIQLVKNKKADGILTSGSTAAYLGACHFLLGEIKGIKRPAFMPIMPTLIKDRQVVLLDVGANIENTVDELINFALMGHIYCQTIQNISRPKIGLLNIGIEESKGPEVTKATYAKLKQLTQKNEKLSFLNFHGNIEPRNVLSGDVDIIICDGYSGNIVLKSVEGMASLLFTLIKNGYKKNLWTKFLGLMSIGIFKNIKKTFDYKNTGGSQLIGINGIAFKAHGSSDKKSYYSTLKLLIRAIEQDVTNKIAKQIQKL, translated from the coding sequence ATGAAAATTGCTTTTGATGTAATGGGTTCAGACCATGGTAGTTTGCCCGCTATTGCTGCAGCGTTAGAAGTTATTAAAGAATTCAAAAATGTTGAAATTTGTTTAGTTGGTGATGAAAAACAAATTAATGGAAACTTGCAGATTTTATTAAAAAATAAGCCATTATCATCAAGAATAACAATACTAGCAACAACCCAAGTAATAACTATGAATGATGGTCCACTCGCTGGTATTAGAATGACTGATTCTTCTATGAATCAAGCCATTCAGTTAGTTAAAAATAAAAAAGCAGATGGGATTCTAACTTCGGGTTCAACTGCTGCCTATCTTGGTGCTTGTCATTTTTTATTAGGCGAAATCAAAGGCATTAAACGTCCGGCATTCATGCCAATTATGCCTACTTTAATAAAAGATCGACAAGTAGTATTATTGGATGTTGGAGCAAATATTGAAAACACTGTTGATGAATTAATTAATTTTGCATTAATGGGTCATATTTATTGTCAAACTATTCAAAATATTTCACGTCCTAAAATTGGTTTATTAAATATTGGTATTGAAGAAAGCAAAGGTCCAGAAGTAACTAAAGCAACATATGCTAAACTAAAACAATTAACGCAAAAAAATGAAAAGTTAAGTTTTTTAAATTTTCACGGTAATATTGAACCACGAAATGTTTTAAGTGGTGATGTTGATATTATTATTTGTGATGGTTATTCAGGTAATATTGTTTTAAAATCAGTTGAAGGCATGGCATCATTATTATTTACATTAATTAAAAATGGTTATAAAAAAAATTTATGAACTAAATTTTTAGGTTTAATGTCAATTGGTATTTTTAAAAATATTAAAAAGACTTTTGATTATAAGAATACAGGTGGTTCTCAATTAATAGGTATTAATGGCATTGCTTTTAAAGCACATGGATCTAGTGATAAAAAATCTTATTATAGTACTTTAAAACTTTTAATTCGTGCTATTGAGCAAGATGTTACTAATAAAATAGCTAAACAAATTCAAAAATTATAA
- the ruvX gene encoding Holliday junction resolvase RuvX, whose translation MKYLGIDLGSKTLGLARGEGKIAFSWKTIRFPEHDFNNAIIQLQNAIKEYDADILVFGYPLNMDSTVGPSAKIVLNFIDKFKLTQNNDKLNIVLQDERRTTYSSQQILIKSNVSSNKRKQVKDQLAAAIILQSYFDKITQS comes from the coding sequence ATGAAATATTTAGGCATTGATTTAGGTAGTAAAACTTTAGGACTTGCTCGTGGTGAAGGAAAAATTGCTTTTTCTTGAAAAACTATTCGTTTCCCAGAGCATGATTTTAATAATGCTATTATCCAACTCCAAAATGCTATTAAAGAATATGATGCTGATATTCTTGTTTTTGGTTACCCTTTAAACATGGATAGCACAGTCGGCCCCAGCGCAAAAATTGTTTTAAATTTTATTGATAAATTTAAATTAACACAAAATAATGATAAACTAAATATTGTTTTACAAGATGAAAGAAGAACTACCTATTCTTCGCAGCAAATATTAATTAAATCTAATGTTTCTTCAAATAAAAGAAAACAAGTTAAAGATCAATTGGCTGCTGCTATTATTTTACAATCATACTTTGATAAAATAACTCAATCTTAA
- a CDS encoding ABC transporter permease has translation MFKLLRNYIREQKNNLLQMFGLGFLVMIMIIAFLSLNFSNNYLFEQYVNDIAHNEFNQYTFFSPMEYVNFDGKYNEKDKAGSYLNNINYYQKDNIIDKEKMAKATFQLTIPDATRPDIYRFTFYGGDANSKEYFAIGNSLFNDTSHNYIDFKINIPINYPSYDTHKARIEQYANILNQYLYDPLHPENATNFMITSEAALQFYNDNFKGQLSYANRNYSEIDIKNEAKLYEIMSMGMLYKDIEWQHAVMVHDLLITSKNFDFIETGPEYIVNKAIIVKDGGPSLTEKPLQDNEILIYKHFAELNNLHIGQNYVIAGQTFIIRGYATSSLAAFVGRYFGNSLDLKNNTVAFTNGNTMRKVESDLKAFSSNIDDFFLGINPDLAKNIDSQINNEWIYNYLHETYKTPTDIASTKYYNNGIDYNKIVSPLNINNPRFYTSMQEWTFSSINNRINVIEEISSLFLILIFIVTTIIIFIITFKMIDRNKKLIGILKATGYKSWQLSISLVISIIAPLIIFAIIGVLISIPVAHYLIYITNISTVALISYGWYFNIVTAILLLVIPIISLTFISFLMVLFLLRNKPLDLITNNISKQKYKINISSTFTFIARYVIGRFSYRNKLAVTTSLRSFGKTLIMCFTSIFAATLVFFALAASGLVNNMLGSQFVGTNFNYQNGYQFDDNIKTNFINNENKLMYQFNSVDNIKSKISLYPELLAAIKRFDPLNPNKSIMINVQNRYIMGSELLKIKQWIAANPSKIPPIIKDFLEKNKILFNYLTNNNGKNNTDLLISFGLIPYDEQYEVPYTQLELDKANLLLPNQRGAVFDNDTQTLSKESFKNWSAPRTAYGIDDSLSDFLSLNFSISDFSTFSKLNLADMEVSNNWQDKQFINIRNHLIQKLGIKNPDSSAVQFIPMATSALPSVVNVYNGGEQLNNSVIYRYKGLDNQIKYIIGIAYDYINKLDPKIIVMPKLWLNEILFGSKSDLLENNFANSKLSKFTDNEFKHYLPIISNKNDYNIDLAQISHSGYLESKGISTSLSSVYDISNLRTIMKNNQYSLQIIISFFGIFSVILSLMIIVIVTNISVRDNLILINILRNLGYTALEVSYNFFLVIIPALVMSSLVAVFIVPSLVMVLSNLLATFAKIAFPIVFRWWYFALMISINILIYLVSYIITWKLNVNNKQLMTLTK, from the coding sequence ATGTTTAAATTATTACGTAATTATATTCGTGAACAAAAAAACAATTTATTACAAATGTTTGGTTTAGGTTTTTTAGTAATGATTATGATTATTGCCTTTTTATCATTAAATTTTTCTAATAATTATTTATTTGAACAATATGTTAACGATATTGCTCATAATGAATTTAACCAATATACATTTTTTTCACCAATGGAATATGTTAATTTTGATGGAAAATATAATGAAAAAGATAAAGCTGGTTCTTATTTAAATAATATTAATTATTATCAAAAAGATAATATTATTGATAAAGAAAAGATGGCAAAAGCTACTTTTCAGTTAACAATACCAGATGCTACTAGACCTGATATATATCGTTTTACTTTTTATGGTGGGGACGCTAATAGTAAAGAATATTTTGCTATTGGTAATAGTCTTTTTAATGATACTAGTCATAATTATATTGATTTTAAAATTAATATTCCTATTAATTATCCATCTTATGATACTCATAAAGCAAGGATAGAACAATATGCTAATATTCTAAATCAATATCTATATGATCCATTACATCCAGAAAATGCAACAAATTTTATGATTACTAGTGAAGCTGCTTTACAGTTTTATAATGATAATTTTAAGGGACAATTGTCATATGCTAATCGAAACTATAGTGAAATAGATATTAAAAATGAAGCTAAGTTATATGAAATAATGTCAATGGGAATGTTATATAAAGATATTGAATGACAACATGCTGTTATGGTCCATGATTTATTAATTACTAGTAAAAATTTTGATTTTATTGAAACAGGACCCGAATATATTGTTAATAAAGCAATTATTGTCAAAGATGGTGGCCCAAGTTTAACAGAAAAACCATTACAAGATAATGAAATTTTAATTTACAAACATTTTGCTGAACTAAATAATTTACATATTGGTCAAAATTATGTAATTGCTGGACAAACGTTTATTATTCGTGGTTATGCTACAAGCTCATTAGCAGCATTTGTTGGTCGTTATTTTGGTAATTCACTTGATTTAAAAAATAATACTGTCGCTTTTACTAATGGTAATACGATGCGCAAAGTTGAATCTGATTTAAAGGCATTTAGTAGTAATATTGATGATTTTTTTTTAGGTATTAATCCTGACTTGGCTAAAAATATTGATTCACAAATAAATAATGAATGAATTTATAATTATCTTCATGAAACTTATAAAACACCTACTGATATAGCAAGTACAAAATATTATAATAATGGTATTGATTATAATAAAATAGTTTCACCTTTAAATATCAATAATCCTAGATTTTATACTAGTATGCAAGAATGAACTTTTAGTTCCATTAATAATAGAATTAATGTTATTGAAGAGATTTCTAGTTTATTTTTAATTTTGATTTTTATTGTGACTACTATTATTATTTTTATTATTACTTTTAAAATGATTGATCGTAATAAAAAATTAATTGGAATTTTAAAAGCAACAGGATATAAAAGTTGACAGTTAAGTATATCATTAGTAATTTCAATTATTGCTCCTTTAATTATTTTTGCTATTATTGGTGTTTTAATTTCGATTCCAGTTGCGCATTATTTAATTTATATTACTAATATTAGTACTGTTGCCTTAATTAGTTATGGTTGGTACTTTAATATTGTTACCGCTATTTTATTACTTGTTATTCCAATCATTAGTTTAACTTTCATTAGTTTTTTAATGGTATTATTCTTATTAAGAAATAAACCCTTAGATTTAATTACTAATAATATTTCAAAACAAAAATATAAAATAAATATTAGTTCAACTTTTACTTTTATTGCAAGATATGTGATTGGTAGATTTAGTTATCGTAATAAGTTGGCCGTTACTACTTCACTACGTAGTTTTGGTAAAACATTAATTATGTGTTTTACTAGTATTTTTGCTGCAACATTAGTATTCTTTGCGCTTGCTGCTAGTGGTTTAGTTAATAATATGTTAGGTTCACAATTTGTGGGAACTAATTTTAATTATCAAAATGGTTATCAATTTGATGATAATATTAAAACTAACTTTATTAATAACGAAAATAAATTAATGTATCAATTTAATAGTGTTGATAATATTAAAAGTAAAATTTCATTATATCCAGAATTATTAGCGGCAATTAAACGATTTGATCCTCTTAATCCTAATAAATCAATTATGATTAATGTTCAAAATCGTTATATTATGGGTAGTGAATTATTAAAAATAAAACAGTGAATTGCTGCTAATCCATCAAAGATTCCACCAATAATTAAGGATTTCTTAGAAAAAAATAAAATATTATTTAATTATTTAACCAATAATAATGGTAAAAACAATACTGATTTATTGATAAGTTTTGGTTTAATTCCTTATGATGAACAGTATGAAGTACCATACACACAATTAGAACTTGATAAGGCTAATCTGTTACTTCCTAATCAGCGTGGTGCTGTTTTTGATAATGATACACAAACCTTATCAAAAGAATCTTTTAAAAATTGAAGTGCACCAAGAACTGCTTATGGTATTGATGATAGTTTAAGTGATTTTTTATCTCTAAATTTTAGTATAAGTGATTTCTCTACTTTTAGTAAATTAAATTTAGCTGATATGGAAGTTTCTAATAATTGGCAAGATAAACAATTTATTAATATTCGTAATCATTTAATTCAAAAATTAGGAATTAAAAATCCAGATAGTAGTGCTGTTCAATTTATTCCAATGGCTACTTCTGCTTTACCTTCGGTTGTCAATGTTTATAATGGTGGAGAACAACTTAATAATAGTGTTATTTATAGGTATAAAGGATTAGATAATCAAATAAAATATATAATTGGTATTGCTTATGATTATATTAATAAATTAGATCCAAAAATAATAGTAATGCCCAAACTTTGACTTAATGAGATTTTATTTGGTAGTAAAAGTGATTTATTAGAAAATAATTTTGCTAATAGTAAATTAAGCAAATTTACTGATAATGAGTTTAAACATTACTTACCAATTATTAGTAATAAAAATGATTATAATATTGATTTAGCACAAATTTCACACTCAGGATATTTGGAAAGTAAAGGTATTAGTACTTCATTATCATCGGTGTATGATATTAGTAATTTACGTACTATTATGAAGAATAATCAATATAGTTTACAAATAATCATTTCATTTTTTGGTATTTTTAGTGTTATATTATCATTAATGATTATTGTTATTGTTACTAATATTAGTGTTCGTGATAATTTAATATTAATTAATATTTTACGAAATTTAGGTTATACTGCATTAGAAGTTTCTTATAATTTCTTTCTGGTAATAATACCGGCATTGGTAATGAGTAGTTTGGTTGCTGTTTTTATTGTTCCTTCTTTAGTAATGGTACTTTCTAATTTATTAGCAACTTTTGCAAAAATCGCATTTCCTATTGTTTTTCGTTGATGATATTTTGCATTGATGATTAGTATAAATATTTTAATTTATTTAGTCTCATACATTATTACTTGAAAGTTAAACGTTAATAATAAACAATTAATGACATTAACAAAATAA
- the udk gene encoding uridine kinase, with the protein MKYKKINLIAIAGGSASGKTTVAEKIAEACNKKNVIFVQMDNYYHDLSNLKVEERKKTNFDHPNAIDMKLLIHDLEQLLLGNAIEEPIYDFKINSRSKNTEIIGPGDVIILDGIFALENPIIRELSTIKIFVDTDSDTRLLRRIKRDVSFRNRTLDSVLQQYALTVKPMHDAFVEPTKRYADIIIPFDFHNTVAIDIIATKIKAIIK; encoded by the coding sequence GTGAAATATAAAAAAATTAATTTAATTGCTATCGCTGGCGGCAGTGCTTCAGGAAAAACAACAGTAGCAGAAAAAATTGCTGAAGCTTGTAATAAAAAAAATGTCATTTTTGTACAAATGGATAATTATTATCATGACCTTAGTAACTTAAAAGTTGAAGAAAGAAAAAAAACTAATTTTGATCATCCTAATGCTATTGATATGAAATTATTAATTCATGATTTAGAACAATTATTACTTGGCAATGCTATTGAAGAGCCTATTTATGATTTTAAAATCAATAGTCGCAGTAAAAACACTGAGATTATTGGTCCGGGTGATGTTATCATTCTGGATGGTATTTTTGCTTTAGAAAATCCTATTATTCGTGAATTATCTACTATCAAAATTTTTGTTGATACTGATAGTGATACTAGACTACTAAGAAGAATTAAACGAGATGTTAGTTTTAGAAATCGTACTCTTGACAGTGTTTTACAACAATATGCATTAACTGTTAAACCTATGCATGATGCTTTTGTTGAACCAACTAAACGTTATGCTGATATTATTATTCCTTTTGATTTTCATAATACTGTAGCTATTGATATTATTGCTACTAAAATTAAAGCAATTATTAAATAA
- a CDS encoding transposase-like zinc-binding domain-containing protein gives MNKNTVKEILNNLSDKDFIEIFRENKTRIKQIEKKEKFEAVEQKFKEKGIQCPDCSSFLCTKYGSKDYKQRYKCKSCNITFHAFKNHYFYWSHLSHDQWDLLIQIATLGQSAYIISQFINTTNKTAWFNRQKFMKSTQLVKTQNQFVKLKARIEIDETFIKEIHKGNFKDPNDPRKQWIEENAKDLNCCIQMAIDENRNIYAQTTNTKRLNKKWVQENLTSKLIEENSIIVCDMQVLYDTVAKQTKSTIQQFKSKENKELNYKKLSNVSKIQSSLKEFITHYHGIGFTNIQNYLNLWKWKYQHYGLTPYQKSNVLYFSL, from the coding sequence ATGAATAAAAATACAGTAAAAGAAATTTTAAATAATTTGTCTGATAAAGATTTTATTGAGATTTTTAGAGAAAATAAAACTAGAATTAAACAAATTGAGAAAAAAGAAAAATTTGAAGCAGTCGAACAAAAATTCAAAGAGAAAGGGATTCAATGTCCAGATTGTAGTTCTTTTTTGTGTACTAAATATGGTAGTAAAGATTATAAGCAAAGATATAAATGTAAAAGTTGTAATATTACTTTTCATGCTTTTAAAAATCATTATTTTTATTGAAGTCATTTATCTCATGATCAATGAGATTTATTGATACAAATAGCTACTTTAGGTCAATCTGCTTACATTATTTCTCAATTTATTAATACTACAAATAAAACTGCCTGATTTAATCGTCAAAAATTTATGAAATCAACACAATTAGTAAAAACACAAAATCAATTTGTAAAATTAAAAGCTAGAATTGAAATTGACGAAACTTTTATCAAAGAAATTCATAAAGGAAACTTTAAAGATCCAAATGATCCAAGAAAACAATGAATTGAAGAAAATGCTAAAGATTTAAATTGTTGTATTCAAATGGCAATTGATGAAAACCGAAATATCTATGCTCAAACAACAAATACTAAAAGATTAAATAAAAAATGAGTACAAGAAAACTTAACATCGAAACTTATCGAAGAAAATTCAATTATAGTTTGTGATATGCAAGTATTATATGATACAGTAGCTAAACAAACTAAATCCACTATCCAGCAGTTTAAATCAAAAGAAAATAAAGAATTAAATTATAAAAAATTAAGTAATGTCAGTAAAATACAATCAAGTTTAAAAGAATTTATTACTCATTACCATGGCATTGGATTTACCAATATTCAAAATTACCTCAATTTATGGAAATGAAAATATCAACACTACGGATTAACCCCTTATCAAAAATCCAATGTGTTATATTTCAGTTTGTAA
- a CDS encoding OTU domain-containing protein: MKLIKKNKKIYPNNSEDTQIRKTLEQMRKNGEIIGSVEIEAICNILNCDIIRINEDFDIANRERFEPDSVIANNEVKLYYQAGHYQYFQMLLIKYQQKGMKKKLQK, from the coding sequence GTGAAATTAATAAAAAAAAATAAAAAAATATATCCTAATAATAGTGAAGATACACAAATAAGAAAAACTTTAGAACAAATGAGAAAAAATGGTGAAATAATAGGTTCTGTTGAAATTGAAGCAATTTGTAATATTTTAAATTGTGATATTATTAGAATTAATGAAGATTTTGATATTGCAAATAGAGAAAGATTTGAACCAGATAGTGTAATTGCTAATAATGAAGTGAAGTTATACTATCAAGCTGGCCATTATCAATATTTTCAAATGTTACTAATCAAATACCAGCAAAAAGGAATGAAGAAGAAACTACAAAAGTAG
- a CDS encoding DNA polymerase III subunit alpha — protein sequence MKYIVNLNVRSNYSFLSSTIKISDYIEFAKKNNLKVLSLVDKNIMYGAYEFCNLCIENDIKPLIGLNCVWESATDKVELTIMATSYAGYQRLIELSTIISTNNNIVTTNDVKKYLNQTREVLVIIHANNKNIRYIKNNYDILNSTGHELVYFGLVPSDMDNITLLKSITSNIIPIDLVLYLDEKQHRTYQILQAIKEQKTLKSEDLSKSNEFLYKTKQDLMQHYPNEIIENIEKVIWLCNLKFPKNKPNSAELSLPKFTCPNNLTSNLYLQELCKQGLEAHFQSREISETYVKRVLYELQVINEMGFADYFLIVNDYVKFAKSKNIMVGPGRGSVAGSLVAYVLGITGVDPITYNLIFERFLNPERISLPDIDIDFEDTRRDEVINYIHQKYGKEHVAYIVTFQTIASKMAIRDLGRVFQVNIEDINEMTKLIPIQYNFEIDMAIKQSSKLAWYANKYPLLFTLTKEILGFPRQTSTHAAGIVITRAPLVTAIPLQLGFQGIYQTQFPMQTLEALGLIKMDILGLRNLTILQNILQQVSKHYFLNLKLSQIPLNDEKSFSIIKNGDTTGIFQLESSGMRQILIKIKVDNLEDIIASSSLFRPGPQEYIQDYINRKLGKQKVTYIHEDLKPYLASTYGIIIYQEQILLILQKVAGYSLGKADLIRRAISKKDTTVMKEQANSFIKSAVNRGYSPRVVKKIWEDIEKFAGYGFNRSHAVAYSLISYYLVYLKANYPLAFMVSLLSSVIGNDQKMLQYLNECQKYQIKVLPPSVQFSGIDFLIDDAKKAIRYSLQAIKQMSQGSCSNLIKERTSNGFFQDFFNFCARAIFIGLNRKNIEHLIAAGALDDIQSNRTMLLLNLDAALEYANMVQVKDETSGELSLNFNLISKPIMLQREDDWNNNSINEHRALGLYLKYNPKLLWKEQLDPHNKAIDLAYINNYVDQHVRVYGVINNIRVIKTKTKKLMAFFEMQNDSNVIEVTVFEKLYQIYQEYLQVNKVILMEGKVEIYNDNIQLILSRVIKNL from the coding sequence ATGAAATATATAGTTAATTTAAATGTTCGTTCTAATTATTCATTTCTTTCATCAACTATTAAAATAAGTGATTATATTGAATTTGCTAAAAAAAATAATTTAAAAGTTCTATCTTTAGTAGATAAAAATATAATGTATGGTGCTTATGAATTTTGTAATTTATGTATAGAGAATGATATTAAACCATTAATTGGTTTAAATTGCGTTTGAGAAAGTGCTACTGATAAAGTTGAATTAACTATTATGGCAACTTCATATGCTGGTTATCAAAGATTAATAGAGCTTTCTACTATTATTAGTACTAATAATAATATTGTTACTACTAATGATGTAAAAAAATATCTTAATCAAACACGTGAAGTTTTAGTTATTATTCATGCTAATAACAAAAATATTAGATATATTAAAAATAATTATGATATTTTAAATTCAACAGGTCATGAATTAGTTTATTTTGGTTTAGTACCTAGTGATATGGATAATATTACTTTATTAAAATCGATTACATCTAATATTATTCCAATTGATTTGGTTTTATATTTAGATGAAAAACAACATCGTACTTATCAAATTTTACAAGCTATTAAAGAACAAAAAACATTAAAATCAGAAGATTTATCAAAAAGTAATGAGTTTTTATATAAAACTAAACAAGATTTAATGCAACATTATCCAAATGAAATTATTGAAAACATTGAAAAGGTTATTTGATTATGTAATTTAAAATTTCCTAAAAATAAGCCAAATAGTGCAGAATTAAGTTTACCAAAATTTACTTGCCCTAATAATCTTACTAGTAATTTATATTTGCAAGAATTATGTAAGCAGGGATTAGAAGCGCATTTTCAAAGTCGTGAAATTTCTGAAACATACGTTAAAAGAGTTTTATATGAATTACAAGTAATTAATGAAATGGGTTTTGCTGATTATTTTTTAATTGTTAATGATTATGTTAAATTTGCAAAAAGCAAGAATATAATGGTTGGACCAGGTAGAGGAAGTGTTGCTGGTAGTTTAGTGGCATATGTTTTAGGAATTACTGGTGTTGATCCTATTACTTATAATTTAATTTTTGAAAGATTTTTAAATCCAGAACGAATATCATTACCAGACATTGATATCGATTTTGAAGATACAAGAAGAGATGAAGTTATTAATTATATTCATCAAAAATATGGCAAAGAACATGTTGCATATATTGTTACTTTTCAAACAATTGCTAGTAAAATGGCAATTCGTGATTTGGGAAGAGTTTTTCAAGTTAATATTGAAGATATTAATGAAATGACAAAATTAATACCAATTCAATATAATTTTGAAATAGATATGGCTATTAAACAATCATCAAAATTAGCATGATATGCAAATAAGTATCCTTTATTGTTTACTTTAACCAAAGAAATTCTTGGTTTTCCACGACAAACTAGTACTCATGCAGCAGGAATCGTTATTACAAGAGCACCGTTAGTTACTGCTATTCCATTACAATTAGGATTTCAAGGTATTTATCAAACGCAATTTCCAATGCAAACCCTAGAAGCTCTTGGTTTGATAAAAATGGATATTTTAGGATTACGTAATTTAACTATTTTGCAAAATATTTTACAACAAGTAAGTAAACATTATTTTTTAAATTTAAAATTATCTCAAATTCCTTTAAATGATGAAAAAAGTTTTAGCATTATTAAAAATGGTGATACAACCGGTATTTTTCAATTGGAATCTTCAGGAATGCGTCAAATTTTAATTAAAATAAAAGTTGATAACTTAGAAGATATTATTGCTAGTTCTTCTTTATTTCGTCCTGGACCACAAGAGTACATTCAAGATTATATTAATCGTAAATTAGGAAAACAAAAAGTTACGTATATTCATGAAGATTTAAAACCTTATTTAGCATCAACTTATGGCATTATTATTTATCAAGAACAAATATTATTAATTTTACAGAAAGTTGCTGGTTATTCATTAGGAAAAGCTGATTTAATTCGTCGTGCAATTAGTAAAAAAGATACTACAGTTATGAAAGAACAAGCAAACTCATTTATTAAAAGTGCTGTTAATAGAGGTTATTCACCAAGAGTTGTTAAGAAAATATGAGAAGATATTGAAAAATTTGCTGGTTATGGATTTAATCGATCTCATGCTGTTGCTTATTCATTAATTAGTTATTATTTAGTTTATTTAAAAGCAAATTATCCATTGGCATTTATGGTATCGTTATTAAGTAGTGTTATTGGTAATGATCAAAAAATGTTACAATATTTGAATGAATGTCAAAAATATCAAATTAAAGTTTTACCACCATCAGTTCAATTTTCTGGCATTGATTTTTTAATTGATGATGCTAAAAAAGCTATTCGTTATAGTTTACAAGCAATTAAGCAAATGAGTCAAGGTAGTTGTAGTAATCTTATTAAAGAACGTACTAGTAATGGATTTTTTCAAGATTTTTTTAACTTTTGTGCTCGAGCAATATTTATTGGTTTGAATCGTAAAAACATTGAACATTTAATTGCTGCTGGTGCTTTAGATGATATTCAATCAAATCGAACAATGTTATTATTAAACTTGGATGCTGCATTAGAATATGCCAATATGGTGCAGGTAAAAGATGAAACTAGTGGAGAATTATCATTAAATTTTAATTTAATTTCTAAACCAATTATGTTACAAAGAGAAGATGATTGAAATAATAATAGTATTAATGAACATCGTGCATTAGGACTTTACTTAAAATATAATCCTAAATTACTATGAAAAGAACAATTAGATCCTCATAATAAAGCTATTGATTTAGCATATATTAATAATTATGTTGATCAACATGTTAGAGTATATGGAGTTATCAATAATATTAGAGTAATTAAAACTAAAACTAAAAAATTAATGGCTTTTTTTGAAATGCAAAATGATAGTAATGTTATTGAAGTAACGGTTTTTGAAAAGTTATATCAAATATACCAAGAATATTTACAAGTTAATAAAGTAATTTTAATGGAAGGAAAGGTAGAAATTTATAATGATAATATTCAGTTAATTTTATCAAGAGTAATTAAAAATTTATAG